CGTCCAGCCGTATGACGGTCCACTCAACTTTGCGGACTTATTACACGCCTATTCGAAAATGGTCGAACGCAAGCGGTGGAAAGAGCGTCGCAAAAAGACGATCAAACGTGAAGAACGGACGCTTGAAGAACAGATGACACGGTTGCACGATCACGTCTCGGCAAAGCGGACAACATCGTTCTTCTCGTTTTTTGAGGAACGTCCCGATGTGTCGGACCTTGTCGTCACGTTCATGGCGCTACTCGAATTGATCAAGTTGCGCGTCGTTACGACTAAACAGGAAGAGCGAGACATTCAAATCTCGTTCGTCGAATCGTCAAAGGAAAGGGATGAAGCCGTTGCTGTCTTATGAAACGATTATTGAGAGTCTATTGTTCGTCGTCGGCGAAGAAGGAATGGAAGTGCGGGCCCTCGCGGACACGCTCGACATTTCGGAAGCCGCTGCACGCGAACAGTTGAGCAAACTAGAAGCATCGTTCAAAGATTCGGGTCGTCCGTTCCAACTGATTGAATCCGCGGGCGTGTATAAGCTCGTGACGATTCCTGAAGTGTCGGAGTACATTCAACGCTACGTCGGCACGATGGCCGAACAGGCGTTATCACGTGCCGCGATGGAGACGCTCGTCATCATCGCGTACAAGCAACCGGTCACCCGGGCTGATATCGAGGAAGTCCGGGGCGTTAAAGTCGAACGTGTCATCCATACGCTGTTGTCTAAAGGATTGATTGAAGCGGCCGGCCGGGCCAAGACAATCGGCCGGGCCAAGTTATACCGGACGACCGAACATTTCCTGGACCATTTTGGATTCAATTCACTCGATGAATTGCCCCCATTAACGTTTGAAGACGAGCTCTCGGACGAAGGCGATTTGTTCTTCGGCCAGCCGTCTGCGATTACGCAAGATAGATTGGAGAATGAATAAATGGAACGTTTACAAAAAGTGATTGCCCAAGCAGGTGTCGCCTCACGGCGTAAAGCCGAAGAAATGATTTTAGATGGACGGGTGCGCGTCAACGGGAAAGTCGTGCGCGAACTCGGTACGAAAGTCGGTCCAAAGTCTGAAGTCGAGGTCGACGGTGTGAAAATCGAACAAGAAGAGCATGTTTATTATGTGCTCTACAAGCCGAGCGGTTACGTCTCGACGGTCGAAGACGATAAAGGACGGAAAGTCATCACCGATCTCGTACCGCCTGGATCGCGTGTCTTCCCGGTTGGACGTCTCGACTATAACACGACGGGACTCATCATTTTAACGAATGACGGTGAGTTCTCGAATATGATGACCCATCCGAAGTTCAAGATCCCAAAACGTTATGTCGCGAAAGTGAAGAACATTCCTTCGTATATCGCGATTAAACAACTCGAGTCGGGTGTCGAACTCGATGACGGCTACAAGACGGGTAGCGCCCAAGTGAAGATGAAGACGGTCGACCATAAGAAAAACTCGGCCATCTTAGAAATCGTCATCTCGGAAGGCCATAACCGTCAAATCCGTCGCATGCTCGAAGCAGTCGGTTCAGAAGTCATCAAACTGAAACGCGAACAGTTCGGTTTCTTGACGCTCGACGGTCTCACGACGGGCGAATGGCGTGAACTGTCACGCAAGGAAGTATCGAAGCTACGTGAGCTTGCCAACCCGACCGTACCACCCGTACAACGGGGCAAGAAAAAGAAAAAATAACAACTAAAAAATCGTCCTGAGATAGGATGATTTTTTATTTTGTGGAGATTGTGTGACAAAAAGATGAAAAAAGTCTGTTAATGTGCGTTTTTGGTGTTTTTTCAGTACAATAACAACTAAAGGATGGTGTGAACTCATGACGAAAGAAACAAAGTCGGGTGATCGCATGAACCAGGCGATGGCCCATAAGAAAAAACGGTCATTTTGGCGGCTCATGATTATGACGATGGTCCTGTTCGCAGGAGCGGTCGTTATCATGCAATTGTTTGAACAAGCCGGCAACGACGGACGTATCGAGGCCGGTGACGATGCGCCGAACTTCAAGCTCGTCAGTCTTGACGGGACGACGATGGTCGAGCGTGACACATACGACGGTAAAGGGTTGCTCTTGAACTTCTGGGGCACATTCTGTGAACCGTGTGAGAAAGAGATGCCGGTCGTCCAGGATAACTATGCCGCACTCCAAGACATGGGCGTCGATTTTTGGGCGGTCAACGTCGGCGAGACACCGCTTCGGGTCGATAATTTCGTGAACGGCCTCGGCGTCAAGCTCGACTATCCGATTTTGATGGACACGCGCAGCGAAGTCGAGAAGGCGTACGGGATTTATAACTTGCCGGTCACGTTCGTCATCGATGCCGACGGCAAAGTGATTGAAAAGTACGAAGGTGAACTCACGAAAGAGAAACTGATGGAGTTGGCCGAGAAGTCATTGTAAGCGAACGGGGGGCGCACAAATGCTAGATATGAAATACGACGGCGCCGATTTACGATCGAAGCGTCGTCCACGGTCATGGATTGACCGGGTGTGGAGCTTTTTTGCATCGGTCAAGGTCGGTCTATGGCTCATCGGGCTTATCATCGTCGGGTCGGCGATCGGAACGATTTTCCCGCAAGAGATGTATATTCCGCAACAGTTGCCGGCGAACCAGTATTACACGGACGAGTACGGGACACCGGGTACGATTTACTACACGCTAGGATTCCACAACCTCTATACATCGTGGTGGTACATCACGTTGATCGTGATGCTGACGTTATCGCTCATCGTTGTATCGATTGATCGATTTTTCCCGCTGTATAAAGCGTTGAAATTTCAACCGGTCCGACGTACCGATCGCTTCATGCGCGGACAACGTTTGATTGGTGAGGGAAAAGGGACGGACGAGCAAATCGATGCGTTCGGAGAGGCTTTAAAAGCCAAGCGTTATCAAGTGAAGCGTGATGGGGATGCCTTACTCGCCGAGAAATATCGATTCGGTCGCTGGGGTCCATACGTCAATCACATTGGGCTCGTCATCTTCTTCATCGGGGCGATGCTTCGCGTTTTCCCGGCATTCCATACGGATACGCTCGAATGGGTGCGCGAAGGCGATACGGTTCCGCTCGAAGCGACGGATGATGAATATTATCTTCGCAACGATCAGTTCATCTTAGAGATATATGATCCGGAAAATAACGCGGAAGATGCGAAATTTGCCAAGGCGATCGAGAAAGCGGGCGCAGTCCCGAAAAACTATGAGACGGAATTGACGCTGTTCAAGAAGACCGGGACGAACGAGGACGGATCGCCGCAACTCGAGGAAGTCGATACCGGTTCGACGAAAGTGAACCACCCGTTCAAGTTTGAAAAGTACGAAGTGTATCAAGAACAGTATTCGAGTCGCCTGGAATTCTTGTCGATGTCCTTTAACGTTGCCGATAAAGAGACAGGTGATGTGTATGGACCGTTCACGGTCGATTTGACGAACCCGGAGACGACGTATGACCTCGGAGACGTCACGGTCAAACTGAACGACCTGTATCCTGACTTTGAGGTCAAGGACGGCCAACCGAACACGAAATCGCCACGGGCACTCAACCCGGCCTTCTTCATGGCGATTGACACACCAGACGGCACGACGGAATCGAATTTGATTGGAATTCGTTTAAACGTGGCCGATGAAGATAATCGCTATGTGTTCCAGTTCGCTGGTACGGAGATGGCAAGTACGAGTGGTCTACGCGTCAAGAGTGACTCGACGTATCCGATTTTGATTGTCGGTGGAGTCATCTTCATGATTGGAATTGTCATGGGGATGTATTGGCCGCACCGTCGTATCTGGATTCGCCGACACAATGAGACGGACGTGCTCGTCGCTGGTTTCACCAACAAGAACCCGTCCTCGCTCAATCGCGAAATCACACCGCTCCTAGAGAAAAATGGCCTGCCGATCTGGGAAGATCAGGCACGGTTTGAAAAAAAGACGGACGACAACTCAACCAATGAAAGAGGGGAATCATAATGGAGTGGATTCAGTGGAGCAGTCGTTTGCTCTT
This sequence is a window from Exiguobacterium mexicanum. Protein-coding genes within it:
- the scpB gene encoding SMC-Scp complex subunit ScpB, whose amino-acid sequence is MKPLLSYETIIESLLFVVGEEGMEVRALADTLDISEAAAREQLSKLEASFKDSGRPFQLIESAGVYKLVTIPEVSEYIQRYVGTMAEQALSRAAMETLVIIAYKQPVTRADIEEVRGVKVERVIHTLLSKGLIEAAGRAKTIGRAKLYRTTEHFLDHFGFNSLDELPPLTFEDELSDEGDLFFGQPSAITQDRLENE
- a CDS encoding redoxin domain-containing protein, whose protein sequence is MTKETKSGDRMNQAMAHKKKRSFWRLMIMTMVLFAGAVVIMQLFEQAGNDGRIEAGDDAPNFKLVSLDGTTMVERDTYDGKGLLLNFWGTFCEPCEKEMPVVQDNYAALQDMGVDFWAVNVGETPLRVDNFVNGLGVKLDYPILMDTRSEVEKAYGIYNLPVTFVIDADGKVIEKYEGELTKEKLMELAEKSL
- the resB gene encoding cytochrome c biogenesis protein ResB, whose translation is MLDMKYDGADLRSKRRPRSWIDRVWSFFASVKVGLWLIGLIIVGSAIGTIFPQEMYIPQQLPANQYYTDEYGTPGTIYYTLGFHNLYTSWWYITLIVMLTLSLIVVSIDRFFPLYKALKFQPVRRTDRFMRGQRLIGEGKGTDEQIDAFGEALKAKRYQVKRDGDALLAEKYRFGRWGPYVNHIGLVIFFIGAMLRVFPAFHTDTLEWVREGDTVPLEATDDEYYLRNDQFILEIYDPENNAEDAKFAKAIEKAGAVPKNYETELTLFKKTGTNEDGSPQLEEVDTGSTKVNHPFKFEKYEVYQEQYSSRLEFLSMSFNVADKETGDVYGPFTVDLTNPETTYDLGDVTVKLNDLYPDFEVKDGQPNTKSPRALNPAFFMAIDTPDGTTESNLIGIRLNVADEDNRYVFQFAGTEMASTSGLRVKSDSTYPILIVGGVIFMIGIVMGMYWPHRRIWIRRHNETDVLVAGFTNKNPSSLNREITPLLEKNGLPIWEDQARFEKKTDDNSTNERGES
- a CDS encoding pseudouridine synthase codes for the protein MERLQKVIAQAGVASRRKAEEMILDGRVRVNGKVVRELGTKVGPKSEVEVDGVKIEQEEHVYYVLYKPSGYVSTVEDDKGRKVITDLVPPGSRVFPVGRLDYNTTGLIILTNDGEFSNMMTHPKFKIPKRYVAKVKNIPSYIAIKQLESGVELDDGYKTGSAQVKMKTVDHKKNSAILEIVISEGHNRQIRRMLEAVGSEVIKLKREQFGFLTLDGLTTGEWRELSRKEVSKLRELANPTVPPVQRGKKKKK